The Halorhabdus sp. BNX81 genome includes a region encoding these proteins:
- a CDS encoding type II toxin-antitoxin system HicA family toxin, with product MVRTQFSGREIASVLIDHGFVRTGRVGSHLKLRYESPDTDEVRIVTVPMKSADAIPTGTLQSIAEQSGANDFYAWCQWISENL from the coding sequence ATGGTGCGGACACAGTTTTCCGGGCGTGAAATCGCTTCTGTGCTGATTGACCACGGATTCGTCCGGACAGGTCGAGTTGGCAGTCACTTGAAGCTCCGCTACGAGTCGCCCGACACCGACGAAGTCCGTATTGTCACCGTCCCAATGAAGTCAGCGGATGCTATCCCAACGGGGACGCTCCAGTCGATCGCCGAGCAGTCTGGGGCAAACGATTTCTATGCATGGTGTCAGTGGATCAGTGAAAACCTGTAG
- the purL gene encoding phosphoribosylformylglycinamidine synthase subunit PurL — translation MALSTSDRAVVVEKIDRDPTTAEAALFENLWSEHCSYRSSRPLLGRFESDGEHVVVPPGDDAGVVALPEDENTYLAMGIESHNHPSYVDPYDGAATGVGGIVRDILSMGGFPIALTDSLYFGDFDREHSRYLLEGVVEGISDYGNSIGVPTVAGSVAFHEDYEENPLVNVACVGMLSADRLITAEAQEAGNNLVLVGASTGRDGLGGASFASEDIAEDAETEDRSAVQVGNPYREKLLIETNEALIEEDLVESARDLGAAGLGGASSELVAKGGFGAAINLDDVPQREPNMNATEILLSESQERIVYEVTDENVERVQELAARYDLEAAVIGEVTEDPNYTCTLDGEVAVDVPAEFVGEGAPLADLDTVEPEQPDEDRPDVDLEDAVETVLASPNTASKRWVYRQYDHEVQVRTAMRPGDDAALLAIREAETDTGLAISAGADPNWTDTAPYEGAFAAGLENATNIAAKGATPLAAVDCLNAGNPEKPEVYGEFSGIVDGLADACKDLSVPVVGGNVSLYNDSSTGPIPPTPTLTMVGTKPGFSAPSMSLSGDGTLVLVGDLAIGDDAEPRLGGSELLVETGGSDRFPELPDDPSGFIDTLADVADHEDTLAVHDASHGGLAVTLAEMVHDDAGADVTVDAADPVGALCHEQPGRAVIETTDPAAIADAFDGVAPVVEIGAADDSGTLDLTVGEQSLSFDAEAIADLRSVLEDELD, via the coding sequence ATGGCCCTTTCGACCTCGGACCGGGCGGTCGTCGTCGAGAAGATCGACCGCGACCCCACGACGGCGGAGGCGGCGCTGTTCGAGAACCTCTGGAGCGAGCACTGCTCGTATCGCTCCTCGCGTCCACTCCTGGGGCGCTTCGAAAGTGACGGCGAGCACGTCGTCGTCCCGCCGGGTGACGACGCCGGCGTCGTGGCGCTGCCCGAAGACGAGAACACCTACCTCGCGATGGGGATCGAGAGCCACAATCACCCCTCCTACGTCGATCCCTACGACGGCGCGGCCACCGGCGTCGGCGGCATCGTCCGTGACATCCTCTCGATGGGCGGGTTCCCGATCGCGCTGACCGACAGCCTCTACTTCGGCGACTTCGATCGCGAACACTCCCGCTATCTGCTGGAGGGTGTCGTCGAAGGGATCTCCGACTACGGCAACTCGATCGGCGTGCCGACCGTCGCCGGGAGCGTCGCGTTCCACGAGGACTACGAGGAGAACCCGCTGGTCAACGTGGCCTGCGTGGGAATGCTCTCGGCCGACCGCCTGATCACCGCCGAGGCCCAAGAGGCGGGCAACAACCTCGTCCTCGTCGGGGCCTCGACCGGCCGGGACGGCCTGGGTGGGGCCTCCTTCGCCAGCGAGGACATCGCCGAGGACGCCGAGACCGAGGATCGCAGCGCGGTCCAGGTCGGCAATCCCTATCGGGAGAAGCTCCTCATCGAGACCAACGAGGCGCTTATCGAGGAAGACCTGGTCGAGTCGGCCCGCGACCTCGGCGCGGCCGGCCTCGGCGGCGCGTCGAGCGAACTCGTCGCCAAGGGTGGGTTCGGCGCGGCAATCAACCTCGACGACGTCCCGCAGCGCGAGCCCAACATGAACGCCACCGAGATCCTGCTCTCGGAGTCCCAGGAGCGGATCGTCTACGAGGTCACGGACGAAAACGTCGAACGCGTTCAGGAACTCGCCGCGCGCTACGATCTGGAAGCGGCGGTCATCGGCGAGGTGACCGAGGACCCGAACTACACCTGTACGCTCGACGGCGAGGTCGCGGTCGACGTGCCCGCCGAGTTCGTCGGCGAGGGCGCGCCGCTGGCAGATCTGGACACTGTCGAGCCCGAACAGCCCGACGAGGATCGACCCGACGTCGATCTCGAAGACGCGGTCGAGACCGTCCTGGCCAGTCCGAACACCGCGAGCAAGCGCTGGGTCTACCGTCAGTACGACCACGAGGTCCAGGTCCGCACGGCGATGCGGCCGGGCGACGATGCCGCGCTGCTCGCGATCCGCGAGGCCGAGACCGACACGGGCCTCGCGATCTCGGCGGGCGCGGACCCCAACTGGACGGATACCGCGCCGTATGAGGGCGCATTTGCGGCCGGCCTGGAGAACGCGACCAACATCGCCGCCAAGGGCGCGACCCCCCTGGCGGCCGTCGACTGTCTCAACGCCGGCAACCCGGAGAAGCCCGAGGTCTACGGCGAGTTCTCGGGCATCGTCGACGGGTTGGCCGACGCCTGTAAAGACCTCTCGGTCCCGGTCGTCGGCGGGAACGTCTCGCTGTACAACGACTCCTCGACGGGGCCGATTCCGCCGACGCCGACGCTGACGATGGTCGGTACCAAGCCCGGATTTTCCGCCCCGTCGATGTCGCTCTCCGGCGACGGGACGCTCGTGCTCGTCGGCGATCTGGCGATCGGTGACGACGCCGAGCCCCGCCTCGGTGGCTCGGAGCTGCTTGTCGAGACGGGCGGCAGCGACCGATTCCCGGAGCTGCCCGACGATCCGTCCGGGTTCATCGACACACTCGCGGACGTGGCCGATCACGAGGACACCCTTGCCGTCCACGACGCCAGCCACGGTGGCCTCGCGGTCACGCTCGCGGAGATGGTCCACGACGACGCTGGCGCGGACGTGACGGTCGACGCCGCCGACCCGGTCGGTGCGCTCTGTCACGAACAGCCGGGCCGGGCGGTCATCGAGACGACCGACCCCGCGGCGATTGCGGACGCCTTCGACGGCGTCGCGCCGGTCGTCGAGATCGGTGCAGCCGACGACTCGGGGACGCTAGATCTCACCGTCGGTGAACAGTCACTCAGCTTCGACGCAGAAGCGATCGCCGACCTGCGGTCAGTTCTCGAAGACGAACTCGACTGA
- a CDS encoding DUF655 domain-containing protein: MSSDESHSDVATAVVLDHLPRGRSDDDRPQYEKEPLAYAVTTADFQLLEMTLSDEADISFGDLIDLDGEVIETTRTVEYGDLSSGAQSELDYAIEDIVEDNERRFVDFFNDAQPITTRLHSLNLLPGIGKKLRNGILDERKRKPFESFEELTERVDGLHNPKEVLVDRILEEIREEDLKYRTFARNDD, encoded by the coding sequence ATGAGCAGTGATGAGTCCCATTCAGACGTGGCGACAGCTGTCGTTCTCGATCATCTCCCCCGTGGCCGGTCGGACGACGATCGCCCACAGTACGAGAAAGAGCCGTTGGCCTACGCCGTGACGACTGCGGACTTTCAGCTCCTCGAGATGACGCTGTCGGACGAGGCCGACATCTCCTTTGGCGACCTGATCGATCTCGACGGCGAGGTGATCGAGACGACGCGCACCGTCGAGTATGGCGATCTCTCGAGCGGTGCGCAGTCCGAACTCGACTACGCGATCGAGGACATCGTCGAGGACAACGAACGGCGCTTCGTGGATTTCTTCAACGACGCCCAGCCGATCACGACCCGACTACACTCTCTCAATCTCCTGCCAGGGATCGGAAAGAAACTCCGCAACGGGATTCTCGACGAGCGAAAGCGCAAGCCCTTCGAGAGCTTCGAGGAACTCACCGAACGGGTCGACGGGCTTCACAATCCGAAGGAAGTCCTCGTCGATCGAATCCTCGAAGAGATCCGCGAGGAGGATCTCAAATACCGGACGTTCGCCCGTAATGACGACTGA
- a CDS encoding 16S ribosomal RNA methyltransferase A, whose translation MAGEDSANGSNAGSRDPDALLARADARGDPDQDQHFLVDDRVLDRIPTYATEAGIDLGHVLEIGAGNGALTDRLLAVADRVTAVERDPDLAAFLRTEFADAIEAGRLTVIEGDALEVDLPDYTASISNLPYGASSEILFRLLPAGKPLIAMVQREFADRMAADPGSDEYGRLSVTAGHYADVEVVEPVPPEAFSPPPAVESALVRGLPREPDYTVPEDDFFLGFVKAVFTQRRKTVRNGIRNTAHISGLDDPDAVVDAADEELLRKRAGDLSRADFAELASLAHDIGLDSDD comes from the coding sequence ATGGCCGGAGAAGACAGTGCGAACGGTTCAAACGCGGGGAGTCGTGATCCGGATGCCCTCCTGGCCCGCGCTGACGCGAGAGGCGATCCCGACCAGGATCAGCATTTCCTCGTCGACGACCGCGTCCTCGATCGGATCCCGACGTATGCGACCGAGGCAGGGATCGATCTCGGTCACGTTCTGGAGATCGGGGCGGGCAACGGCGCGCTCACCGATCGGCTGCTCGCGGTCGCCGACCGGGTGACTGCTGTCGAGCGTGATCCCGACCTGGCCGCGTTTCTCCGAACAGAGTTCGCGGATGCGATCGAGGCGGGACGACTCACGGTGATCGAAGGCGACGCCCTCGAGGTGGATCTGCCTGACTACACCGCTTCGATCTCGAACCTGCCGTATGGCGCATCGAGCGAGATCCTCTTCCGGTTGCTCCCCGCGGGGAAGCCATTGATCGCGATGGTCCAGCGGGAGTTCGCCGACCGGATGGCCGCCGATCCGGGGAGCGACGAGTACGGCCGACTATCGGTGACGGCAGGCCACTACGCCGACGTCGAGGTCGTCGAACCCGTCCCGCCCGAAGCCTTCTCGCCGCCGCCGGCCGTCGAGAGTGCCCTGGTCCGGGGGCTGCCCCGGGAACCCGACTACACTGTGCCCGAGGACGACTTCTTCCTGGGATTCGTCAAAGCGGTGTTCACCCAGCGACGAAAAACCGTCCGGAACGGGATCAGGAACACCGCTCACATCTCGGGACTCGACGATCCGGACGCCGTCGTCGATGCGGCCGACGAGGAACTGCTTCGCAAGCGCGCAGGCGATCTCTCGCGCGCCGACTTCGCCGAACTGGCGAGCCTGGCTCACGATATCGGCCTCGATAGCGATGACTGA
- a CDS encoding HemK2/MTQ2 family protein methyltransferase gives MTDDEESVDAGETDRPPLADQRGVDTVYGASEDSHLLAEAAVEGVTEGERAIDVGTGSGYVASALAEAGADVLGTDLNPAACRQAREAGIPVVRADLLDPISADAVDVVTFNPPYLPADPDTEWGDWMQAALSGGEDGRAVVDPFLEDAGRVLRDGGRAFLLVSSLTGIDEVRDFAAERGLESSIVAEESFPFERLVVLRLVPS, from the coding sequence ATGACTGACGACGAGGAGTCGGTTGACGCCGGGGAAACTGATCGGCCGCCTCTGGCCGACCAGCGTGGTGTCGACACCGTCTACGGGGCGAGCGAGGACTCCCATCTGCTGGCGGAGGCTGCCGTCGAGGGGGTCACCGAAGGTGAGCGAGCGATCGACGTCGGAACTGGCTCGGGATACGTCGCGAGCGCGCTCGCCGAGGCAGGGGCCGACGTGCTCGGGACGGACCTGAATCCGGCGGCCTGTCGGCAGGCCCGCGAGGCCGGGATTCCGGTCGTTCGTGCTGACTTGCTCGATCCGATCAGCGCCGACGCGGTTGATGTGGTGACGTTCAACCCGCCGTATCTCCCGGCCGATCCGGACACGGAGTGGGGTGACTGGATGCAGGCGGCCCTCTCCGGGGGCGAGGACGGCCGGGCCGTGGTCGATCCGTTCCTCGAAGACGCGGGTCGGGTGCTCCGGGACGGTGGACGGGCGTTCCTGCTGGTCAGCAGTCTGACCGGGATCGACGAGGTGCGTGACTTCGCCGCCGAACGGGGCCTCGAATCGTCGATCGTCGCCGAGGAATCGTTCCCCTTCGAGCGACTAGTCGTTTTGCGGTTGGTACCGTCGTAG
- a CDS encoding RNA polymerase Rpb4 family protein: MTIFKEKLEEEYLTFAEAKGLLADIERERAADEDREMPYELTRAIEHANRFATLDIEESAEFVEELLELEKVDEPTAYKIANLAPEDRDELRSIYAQERYTLSGDELDDILDVVAKYV; the protein is encoded by the coding sequence ATGACCATCTTCAAGGAAAAACTCGAAGAGGAGTACCTCACCTTCGCGGAAGCGAAGGGGCTGCTCGCCGACATCGAGCGCGAGCGGGCCGCCGACGAGGACCGGGAGATGCCCTACGAACTCACCCGGGCCATCGAACACGCCAACCGCTTTGCCACTCTCGATATCGAGGAGTCGGCGGAGTTCGTCGAGGAACTCCTCGAACTCGAGAAGGTCGACGAGCCGACTGCGTACAAGATCGCCAATCTGGCCCCGGAAGATCGGGACGAACTCCGTTCGATCTACGCCCAGGAACGCTACACGCTATCGGGCGATGAACTCGACGACATTCTCGATGTCGTCGCGAAGTACGTCTGA
- a CDS encoding elongation factor 1-beta: MGKVAANIKVMPESPEVDLDDLQDRLEQSLPEGAKINSVERDDVAFGLVALLPTVIVPDDAGGTEAVEDAFTDVQDVESVSVEEVGRL, from the coding sequence ATGGGAAAAGTAGCAGCCAACATCAAGGTCATGCCGGAGAGTCCTGAGGTCGATCTCGACGATCTCCAGGACCGACTCGAACAGTCCCTCCCCGAGGGCGCAAAGATCAACAGTGTCGAACGCGACGACGTGGCCTTTGGCCTGGTCGCACTCCTGCCGACGGTGATCGTCCCCGACGACGCGGGCGGGACCGAGGCCGTCGAGGACGCGTTCACGGATGTCCAAGACGTCGAGAGCGTCTCCGTCGAAGAAGTCGGCCGTCTGTGA
- a CDS encoding zinc ribbon domain-containing protein translates to MVPDSHSDRGCPKCGHEETDVGEISTTGGGLSKMFDIQTNSFTVVSCTNCGYSELYRDTTSGASDFVDVFLG, encoded by the coding sequence ATGGTCCCCGATAGCCATTCCGACCGCGGCTGCCCGAAGTGTGGACACGAAGAAACCGACGTCGGTGAGATTTCCACGACCGGCGGCGGTCTGAGCAAGATGTTCGACATCCAGACGAATAGCTTCACCGTGGTGTCCTGCACCAACTGCGGGTACTCCGAGTTGTACCGCGATACGACCAGCGGTGCCAGCGACTTCGTCGACGTCTTCCTCGGATGA
- a CDS encoding HVO_2753 family zinc finger protein: MSESQQKRTQKCISCGVNITGTNAAAFKCPDCGHQIYRCPTCRKQSNLYECPDCGFTGP, from the coding sequence ATGAGCGAGAGTCAACAAAAACGGACGCAGAAGTGTATCTCCTGCGGTGTCAACATCACCGGCACGAACGCCGCAGCCTTCAAATGCCCCGACTGTGGCCACCAGATCTACCGGTGTCCGACCTGCCGCAAGCAGAGCAACCTCTATGAGTGTCCCGACTGTGGCTTTACGGGACCCTGA
- a CDS encoding alanyl-tRNA editing protein — protein MTELLYLPDADDVTDFEATVVEATEESIVLDGTYFYPEGGGQPADRGTIEWDGGAAAVVDVRKDHGEVHHEIDDIEGELPAEGEIATGQVDENRREAHRRMHTAQHILSRVVLEEYDATTAGNQIHADSSRIDFEPADFDDADLELIEERTNEVIERDLPVTKDERPRETVEETVAEGRSNLSLLPDHVEELRVVEIDDFDMCPCGGTHVDRTGEIGPIEITNRLSKGAEVERIEFELQDG, from the coding sequence ATGACCGAACTGCTGTACCTGCCGGACGCCGACGACGTGACCGACTTCGAGGCGACGGTCGTCGAAGCGACCGAGGAGTCGATCGTTCTCGATGGAACCTACTTCTACCCGGAGGGTGGGGGTCAGCCGGCCGATCGTGGGACGATCGAGTGGGACGGGGGCGCTGCGGCGGTCGTCGACGTCCGAAAGGACCACGGCGAGGTTCACCACGAGATCGACGACATAGAGGGCGAGTTGCCGGCGGAAGGCGAAATCGCCACCGGACAAGTCGACGAGAACCGCCGCGAGGCCCACCGCCGAATGCACACCGCCCAGCACATTCTCTCGCGAGTCGTCTTGGAGGAATACGACGCCACCACGGCGGGCAACCAGATCCACGCTGACTCCTCCCGGATCGACTTCGAGCCTGCCGACTTCGACGACGCGGACCTCGAACTGATCGAAGAGCGAACCAACGAGGTGATCGAGCGCGATCTGCCGGTCACGAAGGACGAGCGACCACGGGAGACCGTCGAGGAGACCGTCGCCGAGGGACGGTCGAACCTTTCACTCCTTCCAGATCACGTCGAGGAATTGCGGGTCGTCGAGATCGATGACTTCGATATGTGCCCTTGCGGCGGAACCCACGTCGACCGGACGGGCGAGATCGGACCGATCGAGATCACGAATCGACTCTCGAAAGGGGCTGAGGTCGAGCGGATCGAGTTCGAGTTGCAGGATGGCTGA
- a CDS encoding DNA-directed RNA polymerase subunit L: MELQVIEKDETSLSIEISGEDHTFMNVLKGALLETDGVDAATYDMNPEQSGGQTDPILTIKTESGTDALDALEAGAQHVIEKADSFEAAYDDAAA; the protein is encoded by the coding sequence ATGGAACTACAGGTCATCGAAAAGGACGAGACGTCGCTGTCTATCGAGATCTCCGGCGAGGATCACACGTTCATGAACGTCCTCAAGGGCGCACTCTTGGAGACCGACGGCGTCGACGCCGCGACCTACGACATGAACCCCGAGCAGTCGGGCGGCCAGACCGATCCCATTCTCACGATCAAAACGGAGAGCGGGACCGACGCGCTCGACGCCCTCGAAGCCGGGGCACAACACGTCATCGAAAAGGCCGATTCGTTCGAGGCTGCCTACGACGACGCAGCCGCCTGA
- the hisF gene encoding imidazole glycerol phosphate synthase subunit HisF: protein MTLTKRIIPCIDVDLDEDGNAAVYTGVNFEDLQYTGDPVEMAKEYNEAGADEFVFLDITASADGRETMLDTVERVADEVFIPLTVGGGIRTKADIKETLRAGADKVSINTGAIENPDLIEAGATAFGNQCIVISVDARRRYDEAGEYYEQIDGESVWFEATVKGGREGTGMDVVEWVREAEDRGAGELFVNSIDADGTKDGYDIPLTRAVTENVDTPVIASSGCGGPEDMYEVFTEAGADAGLAASIFHFGEYSIAETKEYLDERGVPVRL, encoded by the coding sequence ATGACGCTCACCAAACGGATCATCCCTTGCATCGACGTGGATCTCGACGAGGACGGTAACGCCGCCGTCTACACGGGCGTGAACTTCGAGGATCTCCAGTACACGGGCGACCCCGTCGAGATGGCCAAGGAGTACAACGAGGCCGGCGCGGACGAGTTCGTCTTTCTCGATATCACCGCGAGCGCCGACGGCCGGGAGACGATGCTCGACACCGTCGAGCGCGTCGCCGACGAGGTGTTCATCCCCCTCACCGTCGGCGGCGGGATCCGCACCAAAGCGGACATCAAGGAGACGCTGCGGGCCGGCGCGGACAAGGTGTCGATCAACACCGGCGCGATCGAGAACCCCGACCTCATCGAGGCGGGCGCGACCGCCTTCGGCAACCAGTGTATCGTCATCTCCGTCGACGCCCGGCGGCGCTACGACGAGGCCGGCGAGTACTACGAGCAGATCGACGGCGAGTCGGTCTGGTTCGAGGCGACCGTCAAGGGCGGCCGCGAGGGGACCGGGATGGACGTCGTCGAGTGGGTCCGCGAGGCCGAGGATCGGGGCGCGGGCGAGCTGTTCGTCAACTCCATCGACGCCGATGGCACCAAGGACGGCTACGACATCCCTTTGACACGGGCCGTGACCGAGAACGTCGACACGCCCGTCATCGCCTCCTCTGGCTGTGGCGGTCCTGAGGACATGTACGAGGTGTTCACCGAAGCTGGAGCCGACGCCGGACTCGCAGCGTCGATTTTTCACTTCGGCGAGTACTCGATCGCCGAGACGAAGGAGTACCTCGACGAACGTGGCGTTCCCGTCCGGCTGTAA
- a CDS encoding 50S ribosomal protein L21e yields MPSSNGPLEGTRNKLKNDPRDRGTSPPQRAIQEFDIGTTVHLDIDPSVADGRFHPRFSGHTGEVIGEQGSAYKVQINDGGKDKTIIVKAAHLREQTGE; encoded by the coding sequence ATGCCTAGTTCCAACGGCCCCCTCGAAGGCACGCGTAACAAGCTCAAAAACGACCCGCGCGACCGTGGCACCTCCCCGCCCCAGCGCGCGATTCAGGAGTTCGACATCGGGACGACAGTCCATCTCGACATCGACCCCAGCGTTGCCGACGGCCGATTCCACCCCCGATTCTCCGGTCACACCGGCGAAGTGATCGGGGAACAGGGGTCGGCCTACAAGGTCCAGATCAACGACGGCGGCAAGGACAAGACGATCATCGTCAAGGCGGCCCACCTGCGCGAACAGACCGGGGAGTAG
- a CDS encoding SLC13 family permease — protein sequence MAVAGIPFEAALVFGLIGIALVLFVSEVIPNDVTAIGVIVALAVLGPTIGVTPRDAIAGFANPATITIVAMYMLSAGIQNTGLVQRLGVSLAGFVRGDEGRALLATVGTTGPIAGFVNNTPVVAVFIPMITDLAEGSDVSPSKLLLPLSYAAILGGTLTLVGTSTNILASDFARELIDGRSGIGMFEFTPLGVVILVVGLVYLLTVGRRLTPARIPVDADLVSAFDLEDHLAQLRVPEGSSLVGERAADVDAREDVPVDVLQVRRNGEAYAVPDTDQRLAAGDILVVNGPSQATTRFRDAFDLRRLVREDVTDGTFDESPTENTLASAVVPEDSAYVGETLAEARLEEFHRTTVLAVRRGGNLIRQDLDDVTVEPGDLLLVRLSPTAIEYFGESGDLIVTEESASERIDAVEPETAAPLSAKTPLAVAIMAGVIGAAALNLLPIVIAALGGVFVMIVTGCLSPSDAYDAVSWNIVFLLAGVIPLGSAMGETGGAEVLADALVATEAFLPLILVMLLFYVFTGLLANVITPVATIVLMIPVAVNAAGQMGADPFAFLLAVMFASATSFMTPVGYQTNLMVYGPGGYRFSDFLKVGGPLQLLLAVVTTVGIAAMWGLT from the coding sequence ATGGCTGTCGCAGGGATCCCCTTCGAGGCGGCGCTCGTCTTCGGGCTGATCGGCATTGCACTGGTTCTGTTCGTCTCGGAAGTGATCCCGAACGACGTGACGGCGATCGGTGTCATCGTCGCACTGGCTGTACTGGGTCCGACCATCGGCGTCACGCCGAGAGACGCGATCGCCGGCTTCGCCAACCCGGCGACGATCACCATCGTCGCGATGTACATGCTGAGTGCCGGGATCCAGAATACGGGACTCGTCCAGCGCCTCGGCGTCTCACTGGCCGGGTTCGTCCGCGGCGACGAGGGACGGGCGTTGCTGGCGACCGTCGGCACGACCGGCCCGATCGCGGGGTTCGTCAACAACACGCCGGTCGTCGCCGTGTTCATCCCGATGATCACCGATCTCGCCGAGGGGAGCGACGTCTCGCCGTCGAAGCTGCTGTTGCCACTGTCCTACGCCGCGATCCTCGGCGGGACGCTGACGCTCGTCGGCACCTCGACGAACATCCTCGCCAGCGACTTCGCCCGGGAACTCATCGATGGCCGAAGCGGCATCGGGATGTTCGAGTTCACGCCGCTTGGCGTCGTCATCCTCGTGGTCGGGCTGGTGTACTTGCTGACGGTCGGCCGTCGACTCACCCCGGCCCGGATCCCGGTCGACGCCGATCTGGTCTCGGCGTTCGACCTCGAAGATCACCTCGCGCAGTTGCGTGTCCCCGAGGGCTCGTCGCTCGTCGGCGAGCGCGCCGCCGACGTGGATGCGCGCGAGGATGTCCCGGTCGATGTACTCCAGGTGCGACGAAACGGCGAGGCCTACGCCGTCCCAGACACCGACCAGCGACTCGCTGCCGGCGACATACTGGTGGTCAACGGTCCCAGCCAGGCGACGACCCGCTTCCGTGACGCCTTCGACCTGCGTCGACTCGTCCGGGAGGACGTTACCGACGGGACCTTCGACGAGAGCCCGACCGAGAACACGCTTGCCTCCGCAGTCGTGCCAGAGGACTCGGCGTACGTCGGGGAGACGCTCGCGGAGGCACGCTTAGAGGAGTTTCACCGGACGACGGTTCTTGCAGTCCGACGGGGTGGGAATCTCATCCGCCAGGACCTCGACGACGTGACTGTCGAGCCGGGAGACCTCCTGCTGGTTCGGCTATCGCCGACGGCGATCGAGTACTTCGGGGAGTCTGGGGACCTGATCGTCACCGAGGAGAGCGCTTCCGAACGGATCGACGCGGTGGAGCCGGAGACAGCCGCACCGCTTTCCGCGAAGACGCCACTCGCGGTCGCGATCATGGCCGGCGTGATCGGCGCGGCGGCGCTGAATCTCCTGCCGATCGTGATCGCCGCGCTCGGGGGCGTCTTCGTGATGATCGTCACCGGCTGTCTGTCGCCATCCGATGCCTACGACGCCGTCTCCTGGAACATCGTCTTCCTGCTCGCGGGCGTGATTCCACTCGGGTCCGCGATGGGCGAGACCGGTGGCGCGGAGGTGCTGGCGGACGCACTGGTCGCCACTGAGGCGTTCCTGCCGCTGATCCTGGTGATGCTACTGTTTTACGTCTTCACTGGCCTGCTGGCGAACGTCATCACGCCCGTTGCGACCATCGTGTTGATGATTCCAGTGGCCGTCAACGCGGCGGGCCAGATGGGGGCCGACCCCTTCGCGTTCCTGCTGGCAGTGATGTTCGCGTCGGCGACGTCGTTCATGACGCCGGTCGGCTACCAGACCAACCTGATGGTCTATGGTCCTGGCGGCTACCGGTTCTCGGACTTCCTGAAGGTCGG